Proteins from a genomic interval of Vibrio casei:
- a CDS encoding TetR/AcrR family transcriptional regulator codes for MAKVRERNQNAIIEAASQHFAKYGYAATKVADIAKEANIPKPNIYYYYTSKDNLYRAVLESVTLPLLQSSKPIQDLDDPVEALSEYIKTKLIISRDHAYASKVFANEVMSGGQSLPKDIEDELQLQSEMILAKFQSWIKQGRMNAVSPHHLMFTIWAATQTYADFGWQICRVMNKKKLTRQDYAEASEFLTSMILQGCGVK; via the coding sequence GTGGCCAAAGTGAGAGAACGCAATCAAAACGCCATTATAGAGGCTGCTAGCCAACACTTTGCCAAATATGGTTATGCCGCCACTAAAGTTGCGGACATTGCTAAAGAAGCGAATATCCCCAAACCCAATATTTACTATTATTACACCTCGAAAGATAACCTTTACCGAGCGGTATTAGAAAGTGTGACCCTTCCTTTATTACAATCTTCAAAACCCATTCAAGATCTTGATGACCCAGTTGAAGCACTCAGTGAATATATTAAAACTAAACTGATTATTTCACGTGATCACGCATACGCTTCCAAAGTGTTTGCCAATGAAGTGATGTCGGGTGGGCAGTCATTACCTAAAGATATTGAAGATGAATTACAACTACAATCTGAAATGATTCTTGCCAAATTTCAATCTTGGATTAAGCAGGGAAGAATGAACGCTGTCTCTCCTCATCATCTTATGTTTACTATCTGGGCAGCAACCCAAACTTATGCGGACTTTGGTTGGCAGATTTGTCGAGTCATGAATAAAAAGAAACTGACAAGGCAAGACTATGCGGAAGCTTCAGAATTTTTAACGAGCATGATTTTGCAAGGTTGCGGTGTTAAGTAA
- the hyi gene encoding hydroxypyruvate isomerase, giving the protein MPKFAANLSMLFNEVDFLQRFEQAANAGFQGVEYLFPYDFEAETIRDVLDSNQLQQVLFNLPAGDWLSGDRGIAVDPKRVEEFQQGVAKAIHYAKALNCDQVNCLAGIVPDGVSQQQAEDTFVSNLRFAAQALQENGIRLIVEAINTRDIPGFFLTNTKQALDIIEKVGSDNLNFQYDIYHMQIMEGDLAPTLSEHIGQIQHVQLADNPGRHEPGTGEINYQFLFKHLDSIGYDGWIGCEYKPKTTTHEGLGWLSQLA; this is encoded by the coding sequence ATGCCTAAGTTTGCAGCAAATCTATCCATGCTGTTTAACGAAGTGGATTTTCTACAACGTTTTGAGCAAGCCGCCAATGCTGGATTTCAAGGCGTAGAATATCTCTTCCCTTATGATTTTGAAGCCGAGACCATTAGAGATGTACTCGATTCGAATCAGCTTCAGCAGGTGTTATTTAATTTACCTGCGGGGGATTGGCTCTCGGGTGACCGCGGTATTGCGGTTGACCCTAAACGAGTTGAAGAATTTCAACAAGGTGTGGCTAAGGCCATCCATTATGCGAAAGCCTTGAACTGTGATCAAGTAAATTGTCTGGCGGGTATCGTGCCGGATGGCGTTAGCCAACAACAAGCAGAAGATACTTTTGTTTCTAATCTTCGTTTTGCGGCGCAAGCGCTACAAGAAAATGGCATTCGCTTAATAGTTGAAGCTATTAACACTCGCGATATTCCGGGATTCTTTTTAACCAATACCAAGCAAGCTTTAGACATTATTGAAAAGGTTGGGAGTGATAATCTGAACTTTCAATACGATATCTACCACATGCAAATAATGGAAGGAGACCTTGCCCCAACGCTTTCCGAACATATTGGACAAATTCAACATGTTCAATTGGCCGATAATCCTGGTCGTCATGAACCGGGTACTGGTGAGATTAACTATCAATTTTTATTTAAACATTTAGATTCTATTGGATATGACGGTTGGATTGGTTGTGAATATAAGCCAAAAACAACGACTCATGAAGGACTCGGCTGGCTAAGTCAATTAGCGTAA
- a CDS encoding 2-hydroxy-3-oxopropionate reductase — protein sequence MTTPTIAFIGTGIMGKPMAVNLQKAGYDIVVSDHFVAPPQELVDGGATIVHSGKEAAQVADIIITMVPNTPDVADALFGDNGIAQGLSAGKLVIDMSSIAPIETQEFAKQIKEAGAQYLDAPVSGGEVGAINATLTIMVGGDESAFEQAKPLFEVMGKNITLVGDNGAGQICKVANQIIVALNIEAVAEALVFASKAGADPARVREALMGGFANSKVLEVHGERMVKGTFDPGFRISLHQKDLNLALSGAEQLGITLPNTASTQNLFGDCADMDGSNWDHSALVKAIEKLANHNIRGE from the coding sequence ATGACAACTCCAACAATTGCATTTATTGGCACTGGCATTATGGGTAAACCAATGGCGGTTAACCTACAAAAAGCGGGCTATGATATTGTGGTTTCTGACCACTTTGTTGCACCACCGCAAGAACTAGTTGATGGCGGTGCCACGATTGTTCATAGCGGTAAAGAAGCGGCGCAAGTCGCCGATATTATTATTACCATGGTGCCAAATACACCGGATGTGGCGGATGCTTTATTTGGTGATAATGGTATTGCTCAAGGTTTATCTGCGGGAAAATTAGTTATTGATATGAGTTCGATTGCTCCTATTGAAACTCAAGAGTTTGCCAAACAAATTAAAGAAGCGGGCGCACAATATTTAGACGCTCCTGTATCCGGCGGTGAAGTTGGCGCAATCAATGCCACGCTTACTATTATGGTTGGCGGTGATGAATCGGCGTTTGAACAAGCGAAACCATTATTTGAAGTGATGGGGAAAAACATTACCTTAGTTGGCGATAACGGCGCAGGGCAAATCTGTAAAGTGGCGAACCAAATCATTGTAGCGCTGAACATTGAAGCGGTTGCTGAAGCGTTGGTCTTTGCATCAAAAGCAGGCGCAGATCCTGCACGTGTCCGTGAAGCATTAATGGGGGGATTCGCCAATTCTAAAGTACTAGAAGTTCATGGTGAACGTATGGTGAAAGGAACATTTGATCCAGGTTTTAGAATCTCACTTCACCAAAAAGATTTAAATCTAGCGCTAAGTGGTGCAGAGCAACTGGGCATTACTTTGCCAAATACCGCCAGCACACAAAACTTATTTGGTGATTGCGCGGACATGGATGGTTCAAATTGGGATCACTCTGCATTGGTTAAAGCTATTGAGAAACTAGCCAATCATAATATCCGTGGTGAATAA
- a CDS encoding aromatic amino acid transport family protein yields the protein MKLFGSSLILSGTALGAGMLAIPMVLAQFGFVLSLVLMLIIFIGTTYATLLLTEACTKTKTSSGLSSVALATLGVKGKYAMNLFFYMLLLCMMVAYSLGIGDLLHKLFLSFGINVANPICYSIFSLLMGVIVISGKSYIDKLNRVLFILMVVMLCVVIASLFSKINLGYLTQTANFTLFDLVKYSTVIFTSFTSMVVIPSLVEYNKDATPKQLRNMVLLGSAIPLLCYLTWLFAIVGNLGTDQISQFNHISELIAAFSGHSLLLKGVISVFSALALVTSFLGVSMALYDQNRDAISEHKGLCFGLTFVVPLLLASIFSNQFVSMLDYAGMILVFLAIWGPLAMAVQVRKPQHLLPESSLIYTVSGGNIGLIMTFFFGVFIFVSWFVQ from the coding sequence ATGAAATTATTCGGTAGTTCTTTGATCCTATCTGGAACCGCTTTAGGGGCGGGAATGCTAGCGATTCCTATGGTATTAGCTCAATTTGGGTTTGTACTTAGCCTTGTGCTTATGCTGATTATCTTTATCGGCACCACGTATGCCACCTTGTTACTCACTGAAGCATGCACCAAAACGAAAACGAGCTCTGGCTTAAGCAGTGTTGCGCTTGCAACATTAGGCGTAAAGGGTAAATACGCGATGAATCTGTTTTTCTATATGCTGCTCCTTTGTATGATGGTGGCTTATAGTTTAGGTATTGGTGATTTATTACATAAGTTATTTCTAAGCTTTGGTATCAATGTTGCGAATCCCATCTGTTACTCCATTTTTAGTTTATTGATGGGTGTGATTGTTATCTCTGGTAAAAGCTACATTGATAAATTAAACCGAGTGTTGTTTATCTTGATGGTCGTAATGTTATGTGTCGTGATTGCATCGCTATTTAGCAAAATTAACCTTGGTTATTTAACACAAACGGCTAATTTTACGTTGTTTGATTTAGTGAAATACAGCACAGTGATCTTTACCAGTTTCACTTCTATGGTGGTCATACCTTCTTTAGTTGAATACAACAAAGACGCAACGCCAAAACAACTGCGTAATATGGTGTTATTGGGCTCGGCTATTCCATTATTGTGTTATTTAACGTGGTTATTTGCCATTGTTGGTAATTTAGGAACGGATCAAATTAGCCAGTTTAACCATATTTCAGAATTGATTGCCGCGTTTAGTGGGCATTCTTTATTGTTAAAAGGGGTGATTTCGGTGTTTTCTGCATTGGCATTGGTGACCTCTTTCCTTGGTGTGTCTATGGCCTTGTATGATCAAAATCGTGATGCTATTTCAGAACATAAAGGCTTATGTTTTGGTCTTACTTTCGTTGTGCCTTTATTATTAGCCAGTATATTTTCCAATCAATTTGTGAGCATGTTGGATTATGCCGGTATGATTTTGGTGTTCTTGGCGATTTGGGGACCCTTAGCGATGGCTGTTCAAGTCAGAAAACCTCAACATCTTTTACCTGAATCAAGTTTAATTTATACCGTTTCAGGCGGTAATATTGGTTTAATAATGACATTCTTTTTCGGTGTTTTTATTTTCGTGTCGTGGTTTGTTCAGTAA